The following proteins come from a genomic window of Pseudophryne corroboree isolate aPseCor3 chromosome 3 unlocalized genomic scaffold, aPseCor3.hap2 SUPER_3_unloc_29, whole genome shotgun sequence:
- the LOC134983924 gene encoding acidic leucine-rich nuclear phosphoprotein 32 family member B-like — MQEEEYTEEYRGLYKDVMMENHRPLTSLDGPSNRDTPERCPRPLYSQDCTEEYHRIPQEDQEERLSDIKVEDTEGEEETYVTDIKAEDIEGEEETYVTDIKAEDIEGEEETYVTDIMAEDIEGEEETYVRGDQQCKEEEIPTDIRCRTKETYNHSPNIPGGTVHVAIRRTPAHQSDFI, encoded by the exons atgcaggaggaggagtatacagAGGaatacaggggtctgtacaaggacgtaatgatggagaatcaccggcccctcacatcactgg atgggcccagtaacagagataccccagagagatgtccccgtcctctgtattcccaggattgtacagaggagtatcacaggatcccacaggaggatcag gaagaacgtctgtctgatattaaggtagaagatacagagggagaagaagagacgtatgtgactgatataaaggcagaagatatagagggagaagaagagacgtatgtgactgatataaaggcagaagatatagagggagaagaagagacgtatgtgactgatataatggcagaagatatagagggagaagaagagacgtatgtgaggggtgatcagcagtgtaaggaggaggagatccctacagatatca ggtgcagaacaaaagagacatacaaccactcacctaatatacccggtggaaccgtCCATGTCGCCATCCGTCGCACTCCAGCGCATCAAAGTGACTTCATCTGA